Proteins from a genomic interval of Anabrus simplex isolate iqAnaSimp1 chromosome 13, ASM4041472v1, whole genome shotgun sequence:
- the LOC136884749 gene encoding cuticle protein 21-like, whose amino-acid sequence MSPLSRARRWSASTVYKVRVGQQWAQSHHCTVMALLKVLSLAALVAVANAGILGAPAVYAPGAPLAARAYAAPAYAHAPVAYAAAPAYAKVAVDTDYDPNPSYSYSYDVQDALTGDSKGQQESRQGDVVQGSYSLVEPDGTTRTVEYTADPVNGFNAVVHRGPAAVAKVAAPVAYAAAPAIAKVAAPVAYAHPAAYAAPAYGYGKALIG is encoded by the exons ATGTCCCCACTTTCAAGAGCAAGGCGGTGGTCAGCGAGCACAGTATATAAGGTGAGAGTGGGCCAGCAATGGGCACAGTCACACCACTGCACAGTCATGGCTCTCCTCAAG GTCCTGTCCCTCGCCGCCCTCGTAGCCGTCGCTAACGCCGGAATCCTCGGCGCCCCCGCCGTCTACGCCCCCGGCGCTCCTCTGGCTGCCCGCGCCTACGCCGCTCCCGCCTACGCTCACGCTCCCGTAGCCTACGCCGCTGCCCCCGCCTACGCTAAGGTTGCCGTCGACACCGACTACGACCCCAACCCAAGCTACAGCTACTCCTACGATGTCCAGGACGCTCTGACCGGAGACTCCAAGGGACAGCAGGAGAGCCGTCAAGGAGATGTTGTCCAGGGTAGCTACAGCCTGGTGGAGCCTGACGGCACCACCCGTACCGTAGAATACACCGCTGACCCCGTCAACGGATTCAACGCCGTCGTACACAGAGGACCCGCTGCCGTCGCCAAGGTCGCCGCTCCCGTCGCCTACGCCGCTGCCCCCGCCATCGCTAAGGTCGCTGCCCCCGTCGCCTACGCTCACCCTGCTGCCTACGCCGCTCCCGCTTACGGATACGGCAAGGCCCTCATCGGTTGA